The Liquorilactobacillus nagelii DSM 13675 DNA window AGTAATCAAAAGAAGCCAATTTTATTGATTCGATTAATTTAGTTTTTCAAAGTTGGAAGTAACGGCTAAGACTCAACTGTTGAAGAGGTTTTCTTGAAGGAGTTTGTGATGGATATAAAAATCATAACCAAGGATAATGAAGAGGGGCTGTTGCTGTCCAATAATCCTTTTGCTATTTCAGGTGAATTAGTTGTTAAAAGAAATAGTGATTGTTGGAGCTATGATATAAAAAGGTATTCGCAAGCTAAAGTGCGCCGGCAAACTTTCCCTGATGAAAATTATTCATTAAAAGATGTAAACAATACCGGCTTCGCTTTGGGTGCTTTTGACAATAATCAACCAATTGGCTTGGCAATTTTTCAAGACCAGCGGACTAAGTATTTATACCTCGCCGACTTGAAAGTAAGTAAGAAATATCGTCGAAGGGGCGTTGCAAAGTTATTATTAAATAAAGCAAAAAAATTAGCCGAGGCTCAAAAATATTTGGGCTTTTGGGTGATTGCACAAAATAACAATCTGGGAGCATGCCTTTTTTATCTGAAGTACGGTTTTATCATCGGCGGGCTTGATACAAAAGTATATGATCATTCTTCTCAAGCCGAAAAGCAAAATGTTCATTTTTATTATGATTTCTAGTGATGGTAGATTCGGTAAAAAAGCTTTGAGATAAGGATTTCTAAAACTATTCAGCATATAATCCAAAGCAAGTTAAATAAACTTTCAGGGTCTAAGCCTTGAAAGTTTATTTTTTCTGGAAGTATTAAGCGTTTAAATGCTAGTGGATAGTTTGAAAAATCAAGCTGGTTGGTAGTCAGGGTCAATAATCAGAACCGGTTTGATTACCTCACCTGAGATGGAGGCTTGGTTTGCTTCGTTAATCTGTTCAATTGAATAAAATTTTTCCAAACGATCAAAGGGAAATTTGCCGGCTTGCCAAAATTCAATTAATTCAGGAATAGCTTTTTGTGGAACAGCTTCCCCCATTAAGACTCCTTTAACGGTTTTTTCATATGAGGTCAAATCAGCAAAGGGATGATCAATTTTGAATTCGTGACGCGTCACAGCTAGTGGAGCAAAAACCCCACCAGATGCTAGGGCTTCAAAGGCTTGCTGCATGACCGGAGTTATTCCAGTAGTATCAATAACATAATTTGCACCACCATCAGTTATTTTGCGAATTTCTGCTACTGGGTCACTTTCTTTACTATTAATGACAAAGTCAGCACCAAGAC harbors:
- a CDS encoding GNAT family N-acetyltransferase; its protein translation is MDIKIITKDNEEGLLLSNNPFAISGELVVKRNSDCWSYDIKRYSQAKVRRQTFPDENYSLKDVNNTGFALGAFDNNQPIGLAIFQDQRTKYLYLADLKVSKKYRRRGVAKLLLNKAKKLAEAQKYLGFWVIAQNNNLGACLFYLKYGFIIGGLDTKVYDHSSQAEKQNVHFYYDF